A stretch of Cicer arietinum cultivar CDC Frontier isolate Library 1 chromosome 5, Cicar.CDCFrontier_v2.0, whole genome shotgun sequence DNA encodes these proteins:
- the LOC140920372 gene encoding uncharacterized protein: METYLRAQCLWDVVENGSIPPPLPNNPTLAQIRNHNEEVAKEVRSLAIIHATLHDEMFIKNLNFETTKKAWDKLKEDFYGSEKTKKTQVLKLGGEFESLKRKETKNVREFCNIISKIVTQIKLLGYELNDQRFVEKILACLPQMFEVKIFFSKKI, translated from the coding sequence ATGGAAACTTATTTGAGAGCTCAATGTTTATGGGATGTGGTGGAAAATGGCAGCATCCCACCACCTCTCCCAAATAACCCAACATTAGCTCAAATAAGAAATCACAACGAGGAAGTAGCAAAAGAAGTAAGATCACTTGCCATAATACATGCAACACTACATGATGAAATGTTTATCAAGAacttgaattttgaaactaCCAAAAAAGCTTGGGATAAACTAAAGGAAGATTTCTATGGGAGTGAAAAAACAAAGAAGACACAAGTGTTGAAATTGGGAGGAGAATTCGAATCACTAAAAAGGAAAGAAACGAAAAATGTTAGAGAATTTTGTAACATAATTTCGAAGATTGTTACACAAATCAAATTGTTGGGATATGAGCTCAATGATCAAAGATTCGTGGAAAAAATTCTAGCGTGTCTTCCACAGATGTTTGAAGTAAAAATCTTCTTCTCgaagaaaatatag